The following coding sequences are from one Ochotona princeps isolate mOchPri1 chromosome 8, mOchPri1.hap1, whole genome shotgun sequence window:
- the CCDC85A gene encoding coiled-coil domain-containing protein 85A isoform X4, with protein MSKAAGGAAAAGTAGESCPPASAGSTAAAAVEDLSKVSDEELLQWSKEELIRSLRRAEAEKVSAMLDHSNLIREVNRRLQLHLGEIRGLKDINQKLQEDNQELRDLCCFLDDDRQKGKRVSREWQRLGRYTAGVMHKEVALYLQKLKELEVKQEEVVKENMELKELCVLLDEEKGTGCAGSRCSIDSQASLCQLAASAAPSVRDVGDGSSTSSAGSTDSPDHHKHHASSSSPEHLQKPRGEGSPEHSKHRSSSPEHLQKPRGPGTPDHSKALKGPSPEHHKPLCKGSPEQQRHPHPGGSPETLPKHVLSGSPEHFQKHRPGGSPEHARHSGGSPEHLQKHALGGSLEHLPRVRGTSPEHLKQHYGGSPDHKHGGGGGGGGSREGTLRRQSQEDVSPHHRNVYSGMNGCVEETWRCCRLLSWN; from the exons ATGTCGAAAGCGGCCGGCGGCGCAGCGGCGGCGGGGACTGCAGGGGAAAGTTGTCCGCCGGCCTCGGCCGGCTCTACCGCGGCTGCAGCCGTGGAGGACCTGTCCAAGGTGTCGGACGAGGAGCTGCTGCAATGGAGCAAGGAGGAGCTGATCCGCAGCCTGCGGCGCGCAGAGGCGGAGAAGGTGAGCGCGATGCTGGACCACAGCAACCTCATCCGCGAGGTGAACCGCCGCTTGCAGCTGCACCTCGGCGAGATCCGCGGGCTCAAG GATATCAACCAGAAACTCCAGGAGGACAACCAGGAGCtgagggacctctgctgcttcTTGGATGATGACCGACAGAAAGGCAAGAGGGTGTCCCgtgagtggcagaggctgggCCGCTACACGGCTGGGGTGATGCACAAGGAAGTGGCCTTATACCTGCAGAAGTTGAAGGAGCTGGAGGTGAAGCAGGAGGAGGTAGTGAAGGAGAACATGGAGCTCAAGGAGCTCTGCGTGCTGCTGGACGAGGAGAAGGGCACGGGCTGCGCCGGCAGCCGCTGCTCCATCGACAGCCAGGCCAGCCTGTGCCAGCTGGCCGCCTCTGCTGCGCCCTCGGTGCGGGATGTGGGTGATGGCAGCAGCACGTCCAGTGCAGGCAGCACGGACAGCCCCGACCACCACAAGCACCATGCTAgcagcagcagccctgagcaTCTGCAGAAACCGCGGGGTGAGGGCAGCCCCGAGCACTCCAAGCACAGAAGCTCCAGCCCTGAGCACCTGCAGAAACCCAGGGGCCCTGGGACACCAGATCACTCTAAAGCACTAAAGGGACCTAGCCCTGAGCACCACAAACCCTTGTGCAAGGGCAGCCCAGAACAGCAAAGGCACCCACACCCGGGAGGCAGCCCCGAGACGCTGCCCAAGCACGTGCTGAGTGGGAGCCCAGAACACTTCCAGAAACACAGGCCGGGGGGCAGTCCGGAACATGCCCGACACAGCGGAGGGAGCCCCGAGCATCTTCAGAAACACGCCCTTGGCGGAAGCCTGGAACATCTACCTAGAGTCAGGGGCACCAGTCCCGAGCACCTCAAACAGCATTATGGGGGGAGCCCTGATCACAAACACGGAGGAggtggcggcggtggcggcaGCAGGGAGGGCACCCTCAGACGGCAGTCACAGGAGGACGTGTCACCCCATCACCGGAATGTCTACAGCGGCATGAACG